A window from Staphylococcus succinus encodes these proteins:
- a CDS encoding NADH dehydrogenase subunit 5, with product MLTSFNVSILFIIFFITLLMSIISGLVFLNSRIPLLYVRIHIWFIALPPLVAFIGLIFAHKNMAVGIWYSDVLSWLMSFFVLIIGVIIQRYCVRYLMGDRSYRKYFTLFTLTTSFAAIAWLTGDLRIMVISWGLTLACLTILISLTSAWKVTKAAARVTRNLFLLSWIALLIAVLWIASLTGEWQYIDIFTNTNLGQINGWERFGINLLIILAVMIPAAQWPFQRWLIESVAAPTPVSAIMHAGIVNAGGIMLTRFSPLFNGDIATLILLFFASVSVLMGAGISLVHADYKRLLVGSTIGQMGFMLIQCALGAYIPAIIHLILHGLFKATLFLRSGSAVRHFSVPNRANERMSYLWIISGRVLALLIGLGFWLSAPEEGYRIVSGLILAWSLSVSWTQLVAFGEGKFGRIIGLVLLIVVGSVYYLVHHYFSVELHTISFQSVQPPTFVIIVVAIILLLGSVMSTWVARHRSSTAFSIMYLWLVRLGDAKPETVERHPNYLKKYISKGGH from the coding sequence ACATCGTTCAATGTATCCATATTATTCATCATATTTTTTATCACACTTTTAATGTCTATTATAAGTGGACTTGTTTTTTTAAATTCACGTATACCACTTTTATACGTACGTATACATATTTGGTTCATAGCACTTCCTCCACTTGTGGCATTTATTGGACTTATCTTCGCCCATAAAAATATGGCGGTCGGTATTTGGTATTCGGATGTACTCTCTTGGTTAATGTCATTCTTTGTGTTAATTATTGGTGTCATTATCCAGCGTTATTGTGTGCGTTATTTGATGGGAGATCGTAGTTATAGAAAATATTTCACTTTATTTACTTTGACTACAAGTTTTGCAGCAATTGCATGGTTAACAGGAGACTTACGCATCATGGTCATAAGTTGGGGATTAACATTAGCGTGTTTAACTATACTTATTAGTTTGACAAGTGCTTGGAAAGTGACGAAGGCAGCTGCCAGGGTTACTAGAAACCTATTCTTGTTAAGTTGGATAGCTTTATTAATTGCAGTGCTTTGGATAGCTAGCCTTACTGGAGAATGGCAGTATATAGACATCTTTACCAATACAAATTTAGGCCAAATAAATGGATGGGAACGATTTGGCATTAATTTACTCATCATATTGGCGGTGATGATTCCAGCGGCGCAATGGCCATTTCAAAGATGGTTGATAGAATCTGTGGCTGCGCCTACGCCAGTATCAGCAATAATGCATGCAGGTATTGTAAATGCAGGTGGGATTATGCTGACACGTTTTTCACCATTATTTAATGGTGATATCGCTACACTCATCCTACTATTTTTTGCAAGTGTTTCTGTATTGATGGGAGCAGGTATTAGTTTAGTGCATGCCGATTATAAACGTCTTTTAGTTGGATCAACGATAGGGCAAATGGGCTTCATGTTAATCCAATGTGCGTTAGGGGCGTATATACCAGCGATTATCCATCTGATTTTACATGGTTTGTTTAAAGCAACGCTCTTTTTACGTTCAGGTTCAGCAGTCCGTCACTTTAGTGTGCCGAATCGTGCTAACGAAAGAATGTCTTATCTGTGGATAATATCCGGACGTGTATTAGCATTGCTCATAGGTTTAGGTTTTTGGTTAAGTGCTCCAGAAGAAGGTTACCGTATCGTTAGTGGATTGATATTGGCTTGGTCACTATCCGTATCTTGGACACAACTCGTCGCATTTGGTGAAGGTAAATTTGGACGTATCATAGGCCTAGTACTCTTAATTGTTGTTGGTTCGGTTTATTATCTCGTGCATCATTATTTCTCAGTCGAATTGCATACGATTTCGTTCCAAAGCGTGCAACCACCGACATTTGTAATTATAGTTGTTGCAATTATCCTCTTACTCGGTAGTGTAATGAGTACTTGGGTGGCACGTCATCGTTCTTCTACTGCTTTTTCAATCATGTATCTGTGGCTTGTGCGCTTAGGTGATGCCAAACCAGAGACAGTCGAACGTCATCCCAATTATTTAAAAAAATATATTTCAAAAGGAGGACACTAA